A window of Candidatus Hydrogenedentota bacterium contains these coding sequences:
- a CDS encoding ABC transporter ATP-binding protein, whose protein sequence is MVKIEHCRRKLGPGAHFYCEKFEAANGDHVALWGPSGCGKSTMLNLISGLLRPDSGQVVVDGVAIQDLSEGQLDHFRGGRMGFVFQTFNLLAPFTALQNVMLAMRFSDSIPEKEWKPRATGLLERVGLSHRLHSKPNTMSVGEQQRVAIARALANHQKLIIADEPTGSLDPKNSEEIMNLFLEVCTEQEVTMLLVTHDRELADRLPRQFDCSALVAENAR, encoded by the coding sequence ATGGTCAAGATCGAGCATTGCCGGCGGAAGCTGGGCCCGGGGGCCCACTTCTATTGCGAGAAATTTGAGGCGGCGAACGGCGATCACGTCGCGCTGTGGGGTCCGAGCGGGTGCGGTAAGAGCACGATGCTCAACCTGATTTCGGGGCTGCTGCGCCCGGACAGCGGCCAGGTGGTGGTGGATGGGGTGGCCATACAGGACCTGAGCGAGGGCCAGCTCGATCACTTTCGTGGCGGGCGGATGGGCTTCGTGTTTCAGACCTTTAACCTGCTGGCTCCGTTTACGGCGCTGCAGAATGTCATGCTGGCGATGCGGTTCAGCGATTCGATACCGGAGAAGGAGTGGAAGCCGCGCGCGACGGGCCTGCTGGAGCGTGTGGGGCTTTCGCACCGGCTGCACAGCAAGCCGAACACGATGAGCGTGGGCGAGCAGCAGCGGGTGGCGATCGCGCGGGCGCTGGCGAACCACCAGAAGCTGATCATTGCGGACGAGCCAACGGGCAGCCTGGACCCGAAGAATTCCGAAGAGATTATGAACCTTTTCCTCGAAGTCTGCACCGAGCAGGAAGTGACGATGCTGCTGGTGACGCACGACCGGGAGTTGGCGGACCGGCTGCCGCGGCAGTTTGACTGCTCGGCCCTGGTAGCGGAGAACGCACGATGA
- a CDS encoding ABC transporter permease, with the protein MSLWGIAWSYLWNRKLTTVLTIVSVALAVGLISSVLSLRKQVEARFEEEGQAFDLVVGPKGSPLQLVLGSVYFLDSAIGRVPLEDYEKIKADTEWVEAVFPIGLGDTYAGFRIVGTTPELLDHQWESASGRIRKPFTLSNGRGFEASMEAVIGSVVAHQTGLEVGDTFVSIHGSIALSEDMQEYDHSDHPYTVVGVLEPSGSPFDRAIYCSIESVWEAHGGHGHLHGESGGHGHDHGHDHDDEHDHAHDDGHEHDDHDHADEADSHADDLDASNSISSMLVQLHSPGQRFEYEPWINENTNSMAVVPINVISDFFNDFLDPIKGLMIGIGYLVVIISALSILIGLYLSIIQRKRDLAIMRALGASSYEIFGAVLIEAFWVTILGIAAGWVFGNAVTFALGIKLAREYGFVVSPFNFPSPEEWRAFVTVALVGLVAGILPAWQAYNGDVAKDLADRQ; encoded by the coding sequence ATGAGCCTTTGGGGAATTGCGTGGAGCTATCTCTGGAACCGGAAGCTGACGACGGTCCTGACGATTGTATCGGTGGCGCTCGCGGTGGGACTTATCTCCTCGGTGCTGAGCCTGCGCAAGCAGGTGGAGGCGCGGTTCGAGGAGGAAGGGCAGGCTTTCGACCTTGTGGTGGGCCCGAAGGGGAGCCCGCTACAGCTTGTGCTCGGCAGCGTGTACTTTCTGGACTCCGCGATCGGGCGGGTGCCGCTGGAGGACTACGAAAAGATTAAGGCCGACACAGAATGGGTGGAGGCGGTGTTCCCGATTGGGCTGGGCGACACCTACGCGGGTTTTCGCATAGTGGGTACGACGCCGGAGCTCCTCGACCACCAGTGGGAGAGCGCAAGCGGACGCATCCGCAAGCCCTTTACGCTGTCCAACGGCCGCGGCTTTGAGGCGAGCATGGAGGCGGTGATCGGATCGGTGGTGGCGCACCAGACCGGTTTGGAGGTTGGCGACACGTTTGTGAGTATTCACGGGAGCATCGCGCTTTCAGAGGACATGCAGGAATACGATCACAGCGATCACCCGTACACGGTGGTGGGCGTGCTCGAGCCGAGCGGGTCGCCGTTTGACCGGGCGATCTATTGCAGCATTGAGTCGGTTTGGGAGGCGCACGGGGGCCATGGCCACCTGCATGGGGAGTCTGGGGGGCACGGTCATGATCACGGTCATGATCACGATGATGAGCATGATCACGCGCATGACGACGGCCACGAGCACGACGATCACGATCATGCGGACGAGGCCGATTCGCACGCCGACGACCTGGACGCGTCGAACAGTATCAGCTCGATGTTGGTGCAGCTCCACAGCCCGGGCCAGCGCTTTGAGTACGAGCCGTGGATCAACGAGAACACGAATTCGATGGCGGTGGTTCCGATCAACGTGATCAGCGACTTTTTCAATGATTTCCTCGACCCGATTAAGGGGCTTATGATCGGGATCGGCTATCTGGTGGTGATTATCTCGGCGCTCAGTATTTTGATCGGGCTGTACCTGAGCATTATCCAGCGCAAGCGCGACCTGGCCATCATGCGCGCACTGGGCGCCTCCTCGTATGAGATCTTCGGGGCGGTGCTTATCGAGGCGTTCTGGGTGACGATCCTGGGCATCGCCGCGGGGTGGGTTTTCGGTAATGCGGTAACCTTTGCTCTGGGCATCAAGCTCGCCCGGGAATATGGCTTTGTGGTGTCGCCCTTCAATTTCCCCTCGCCGGAGGAATGGCGCGCGTTCGTGACGGTGGCGCTGGTGGGCCTGGTGGCGGGGATCCTGCCGGCGTGGCAGGCCTACAACGGCGACGTGGCGAAGGATCTGGCCGACCGGCAGTAG
- a CDS encoding DUF3299 domain-containing protein: protein MRQRTKRDLIAAIGVAVVLAAVFLVNDTFDRQLLAQQKDKERRKWETEREKSGMEILRWSHMQETEGSLRSGPVFTEELKQWDNKQVNVIGFMVPENEFRDIKEFMLLPLPIECYFCKRPPMHDVMHVVMEEGSTTNLWEQPVLINGVLRLHPGPNDKYFYSIDQAALAPAEAGATLQRRYIDPEHMLPQHEQQEELQEGIEF, encoded by the coding sequence GTGAGACAGCGTACGAAACGTGATCTGATTGCGGCGATCGGGGTGGCGGTGGTGCTTGCGGCGGTGTTTCTGGTGAATGACACCTTCGACCGGCAGCTGCTGGCGCAGCAGAAGGACAAGGAGCGCCGCAAGTGGGAAACGGAGCGCGAGAAGTCCGGCATGGAAATCCTGCGGTGGAGCCATATGCAGGAGACGGAGGGCAGCTTGCGTTCGGGCCCGGTGTTCACCGAGGAACTCAAGCAGTGGGACAACAAGCAGGTCAACGTCATCGGGTTCATGGTGCCGGAGAACGAATTCCGCGACATCAAGGAGTTTATGCTGCTGCCGCTGCCGATCGAATGTTACTTCTGCAAACGCCCGCCTATGCATGACGTGATGCATGTGGTGATGGAGGAGGGATCGACGACGAATCTGTGGGAGCAGCCGGTGCTGATCAATGGGGTGCTACGGCTGCACCCGGGACCGAATGACAAGTATTTTTACTCGATTGACCAGGCGGCGCTGGCGCCCGCGGAGGCCGGGGCAACGCTTCAGCGCCGCTATATCGACCCGGAGCATATGCTGCCGCAGCACGAGCAGCAGGAGGAGCTTCAGGAGGGGATCGAGTTTTAG
- the ilvD gene encoding dihydroxy-acid dehydratase, translating into MAKSPKSAKADRQFSKQISESPERAPSRAMLRAVGFGDADFKKNMIGVASTWSMVTPCNMHIDVLAREAELGVNQAGGKGIIFNTITISDGISMGTEGMKYSLVSREVIADSIETVIACENLDGFVAIGGCDKNMPGCVMAMARLNRPSVFVYGGTILPGDYKGNPVDIVSVFEAVGEHANGRLSAKELKAVESCAIPGPGSCGGMYTANTMASAIEALGLSLPNSSAQAAISKDKAQDCREAGAAVVQCIKKNIRPLDILTKKAFENAITVVTALGGSTNAVLHLLAMAHEAGVKLKLDDFTRIGKKVPVLADLKPSGKYVMNELVKIGGLPPLMKMLLDKGLLHGDCLTVTGKTLAENLKGVKPYPKGQDVVRGFDNPKKKDGHLVVLYGNLAETGAVAKISGNEGLRFTGKAICFNSEEDALKAILDGTVKKGHVIVIRYEGPTGGPGMREMLAPTAAVMGKGLGKDVALITDGRFSGGSHGFVVGHITPEAQQGGNIALIKNGDPITIDAEKRRITLDLPQKDIEARRAKWKAPKPRYTRGVLAKYAKLVSPASEGAVTDKALGL; encoded by the coding sequence ATGGCCAAGAGCCCCAAATCCGCGAAGGCGGACCGCCAGTTTTCGAAGCAGATATCCGAATCGCCCGAGCGCGCGCCGAGCCGCGCGATGCTGCGGGCGGTGGGTTTCGGCGATGCCGACTTCAAGAAGAATATGATCGGCGTGGCGTCGACGTGGAGCATGGTGACGCCGTGCAACATGCACATCGACGTGCTGGCGCGCGAGGCGGAGCTGGGCGTGAACCAGGCGGGCGGCAAGGGGATTATCTTCAACACCATCACCATCTCCGATGGCATTTCGATGGGCACGGAGGGCATGAAGTACTCCCTCGTCTCCCGCGAGGTTATCGCGGATTCCATCGAAACGGTTATCGCGTGCGAGAACCTGGACGGTTTCGTGGCGATTGGCGGCTGCGACAAGAACATGCCGGGCTGCGTGATGGCGATGGCGCGGCTGAACCGGCCTTCGGTGTTTGTCTACGGCGGCACGATCCTTCCGGGGGACTATAAGGGCAATCCGGTCGATATTGTTTCCGTGTTTGAGGCGGTGGGCGAGCACGCCAACGGACGGCTTAGCGCGAAGGAGTTGAAGGCGGTCGAGTCGTGCGCGATCCCCGGCCCGGGCTCCTGCGGCGGCATGTACACCGCGAACACCATGGCGTCGGCCATCGAGGCGCTGGGCCTGAGCCTGCCCAACAGCTCGGCTCAGGCGGCCATCTCCAAGGACAAGGCGCAGGACTGCCGCGAGGCGGGGGCGGCGGTAGTGCAGTGCATCAAGAAGAACATCCGCCCGCTGGACATTCTTACGAAGAAGGCGTTTGAGAACGCGATTACGGTAGTGACGGCCCTGGGCGGGTCCACCAACGCCGTGCTGCATCTGCTGGCCATGGCGCACGAGGCCGGGGTCAAGCTGAAGCTCGACGACTTTACGCGCATCGGCAAGAAGGTCCCCGTGCTGGCGGACCTGAAACCCAGCGGCAAATACGTGATGAACGAGCTGGTGAAGATTGGCGGCCTGCCGCCGCTCATGAAGATGCTGCTCGATAAGGGCCTCCTTCACGGCGACTGCCTGACGGTCACCGGGAAGACCCTCGCGGAGAACCTCAAGGGCGTGAAGCCCTACCCCAAGGGCCAGGATGTGGTCCGCGGCTTCGACAACCCCAAGAAGAAAGACGGCCACCTGGTTGTGCTCTACGGCAACCTGGCCGAGACCGGGGCGGTCGCCAAGATCTCCGGCAACGAAGGCCTGCGCTTCACCGGCAAGGCCATCTGCTTCAACTCCGAAGAGGACGCGCTGAAGGCGATCCTCGACGGCACGGTGAAGAAGGGCCACGTGATCGTGATCCGCTATGAGGGCCCCACGGGCGGCCCCGGCATGCGCGAGATGCTGGCGCCCACGGCGGCGGTCATGGGCAAGGGCCTCGGCAAGGACGTGGCGCTGATTACCGACGGGCGCTTCTCCGGCGGCAGCCACGGCTTCGTGGTGGGCCACATCACCCCGGAAGCACAGCAGGGCGGCAACATCGCGCTGATCAAGAACGGCGACCCGATTACGATTGACGCGGAGAAGCGCAGGATCACGCTGGACCTGCCGCAGAAGGATATCGAGGCGCGCCGGGCGAAGTGGAAGGCCCCGAAGCCCCGCTACACGAGGGGCGTGCTGGCGAAGTATGCGAAGCTGGTGTCGCCGGCCTCGGAGGGGGCGGTGACGGACAAGGCGTTGGGGCTGTAG
- a CDS encoding right-handed parallel beta-helix repeat-containing protein — protein sequence MMHLKYQRAMLIANAILVGATPIRAQDPPPPWRNAANPAAVKSSEKPVANAAWWGHNDEDATDAVQAAINSGAPRVIIPFDGKPWIVRPIKLRSNLDLVLEPGVLLLAKRGEFRGKNDSLLSITDAENVTVRGYGATLRMWKRDYQREPYEKAEWRMGIRMHGARNVLIEGLRIESSGGDGVYISGTKNLPWSEDVVIRDVVCDDHHRQGISVISAENLLVENCVLSNTRGTAPQAGIDFEPNHPHERLKNCVVRNTVMENNAGNQILVYLKPLDATSEDVSIRFENCHVREGSPGQTRAELADRTGFGAAGMCVGAATDQGPKGAITFVGCTSENTGQAGARVYDLSADSVRVEFIRTTWAHPWADPARDPESAAPAVVIHARRPELVTRTGGILFEDCAVITDVARPAIAFEDSGETDGLFDVTGAIYYRGPGAPEANLGEKLGNVTLAALPADLE from the coding sequence ATGATGCACCTAAAATACCAGCGCGCCATGCTGATCGCCAACGCCATTCTCGTCGGCGCCACCCCGATCCGCGCGCAGGATCCGCCGCCGCCCTGGCGCAACGCCGCCAATCCCGCCGCCGTCAAGTCGAGTGAGAAGCCGGTCGCCAATGCCGCGTGGTGGGGCCACAACGACGAGGACGCCACCGACGCCGTGCAAGCCGCGATCAACAGCGGCGCGCCCCGCGTCATCATTCCCTTCGACGGGAAGCCGTGGATCGTGCGCCCGATCAAACTGCGGAGCAACCTCGATCTCGTCTTGGAGCCCGGGGTCCTCCTGTTGGCCAAACGCGGCGAATTCCGGGGCAAGAACGATTCCCTGCTCTCCATCACCGACGCCGAGAATGTCACCGTCCGCGGCTATGGGGCCACGCTCCGCATGTGGAAGCGGGACTACCAGCGGGAACCCTACGAGAAGGCCGAGTGGCGCATGGGCATCCGCATGCACGGCGCGCGAAATGTGCTCATCGAGGGCCTGCGCATTGAGTCTTCCGGCGGCGACGGCGTCTACATCAGCGGCACGAAAAACCTGCCCTGGAGTGAGGATGTTGTCATCCGCGATGTCGTCTGCGACGATCACCACCGCCAGGGCATCAGCGTCATCAGCGCGGAGAACCTCCTCGTCGAGAATTGCGTTCTCTCCAACACGCGCGGCACGGCGCCGCAGGCCGGCATCGACTTTGAGCCCAACCACCCGCATGAACGGCTCAAGAACTGCGTTGTGCGCAATACGGTGATGGAGAACAATGCCGGTAACCAGATACTCGTCTATCTCAAGCCCCTCGACGCGACGAGCGAGGATGTGAGCATCCGCTTTGAAAACTGCCACGTCCGCGAAGGAAGTCCCGGCCAGACGCGCGCCGAATTGGCGGACCGGACCGGCTTCGGCGCGGCCGGGATGTGCGTCGGGGCCGCGACCGACCAGGGGCCGAAGGGCGCGATCACGTTTGTCGGCTGCACCAGCGAAAACACCGGCCAGGCGGGCGCGCGCGTTTACGATCTGTCGGCGGACAGCGTGCGGGTGGAATTCATCCGGACGACCTGGGCCCATCCGTGGGCCGATCCCGCGCGCGACCCCGAATCCGCCGCACCCGCCGTCGTGATTCACGCGCGCCGGCCCGAACTCGTCACCCGCACGGGCGGAATCCTTTTCGAGGATTGCGCGGTGATCACCGACGTGGCGCGTCCCGCAATCGCTTTCGAGGATTCCGGCGAAACGGATGGGCTGTTCGATGTGACGGGCGCGATCTACTACCGGGGCCCCGGGGCGCCGGAAGCCAATCTCGGGGAAAAACTGGGGAACGTCACGCTCGCGGCGCTTCCGGCGGACCTGGAGTAA
- a CDS encoding HEAT repeat domain-containing protein — MPRYLSSPAIRILAVLALATAAHAGAPGGLASITVPDGFTVESAITPGLSSYPMFLEFDEDGNLYVAESTGTDMTATAMIDSPSFMILKLSDADNDGIFDTRTTYAGALTFPMGVLWHDGSVYVAAPPDFIRFKDTDGDGVANEREVLLTGWNMRNSASLHGPFLGPDGWLYLTHGRHGYDITSKEGVRFEGVASRIWRCKPDGTRLERMAGGAFDNPIEVIFTPAGETIGTMTYFRDPAQGQRDGLMHWVEGGVFPKPGESTAEFTRTGPLMPTMTKFARIAPSGLAYYDSDGWGEEYAGNLYSAQFNPHRVQRHELFRDGATYRTEDSDFFVSSHPDFHPTDVIQDADGSLLICDTGGWYVDACPVSRISKPEITGGIYRVRKDGIDVPADPWGREIAFEEVAVDALLPLLGDARPQVKRQAFSALRRRGAEAVPALAEALAGHDDGAVRLQAVWVLGQIGGDDAASAVRAALRDPSFEVRIAAARVCGLGEDRNAAPGLTALLFDPEPPVRRQAATALGRMKAIEAAYLTYMAAAHTDDPFEQHALIYAAIQMEQDKVARLALDHTHPRVRRAAAISLDQMPGDLLAVEDVLPFLNAEDDALRETGLWIASGHPEWSGALLARMRDSLLAPDFDADKAENLREILIAYATGAEAQAAIAELLTGGEADEPRKRFLLEIVEKAALDKLPVAWVEAIGALIAEGPEALRWPAVALVQARAIDAHDAAILAQAHETSLPLAYRLHALGAIAPRLETLGEGLAETLLEVLRNTDGDPALRQAAARICASAPLGDAALRALAEDVIPAADVLILPNLLKAFAGNESAEVGRALVTGLKAPSIPPHLLSPATLEPVLAGYPEEVKSEAAPLLEQHAAQEAERVAKLLELEPLVTSGDVGNGRRVFFGEKAACYTCHRIGDEGGYLGPDLTTVGLIRSAHDILESVLFPNASLVQDYETYTIETEWEIHDGVISRQDAGSITLMTGVGEEVRINRDEITSMTTSPISKMPEGLDTALTREELIDLITFMMSLNNDAWLMPVAQEE, encoded by the coding sequence ATGCCCCGATACCTGTCTTCCCCCGCTATCCGGATTCTGGCCGTGCTGGCCCTCGCAACGGCCGCGCACGCGGGCGCGCCCGGCGGCCTGGCGTCCATCACCGTCCCGGACGGCTTCACGGTGGAAAGCGCCATCACGCCAGGGCTCTCTTCCTATCCCATGTTCCTGGAATTCGACGAGGACGGCAACCTGTATGTTGCCGAATCAACCGGAACCGACATGACCGCCACCGCGATGATCGACAGCCCGTCGTTCATGATCCTCAAACTCTCCGACGCGGACAACGACGGCATATTCGATACGCGGACCACCTACGCCGGCGCGCTGACCTTTCCCATGGGCGTGCTGTGGCATGACGGCTCGGTGTACGTCGCGGCGCCGCCGGACTTCATCCGCTTCAAGGACACGGACGGCGACGGCGTGGCCAACGAGCGCGAGGTCCTACTCACGGGCTGGAATATGCGGAACTCGGCGAGCCTGCACGGGCCTTTTCTGGGGCCGGACGGCTGGCTCTACCTCACGCACGGGCGCCACGGCTACGACATCACGAGCAAGGAAGGGGTACGCTTCGAGGGCGTGGCGTCGCGCATCTGGCGTTGCAAGCCCGACGGCACGCGGCTCGAACGTATGGCGGGCGGCGCCTTCGACAACCCGATCGAAGTCATCTTTACGCCCGCCGGCGAGACCATCGGCACGATGACGTACTTCCGCGATCCCGCGCAGGGCCAGCGCGACGGGCTGATGCACTGGGTCGAGGGCGGCGTCTTTCCGAAGCCGGGCGAAAGCACCGCGGAGTTCACGCGCACGGGCCCGCTGATGCCGACCATGACCAAGTTCGCTCGGATTGCGCCGTCGGGCCTGGCCTACTACGACAGCGACGGCTGGGGCGAGGAGTATGCCGGGAACCTCTACAGCGCGCAGTTCAATCCGCACCGCGTGCAGCGCCACGAGCTGTTTCGCGATGGCGCAACCTACCGCACCGAGGACAGCGACTTTTTCGTGTCGTCACACCCCGATTTCCACCCGACCGACGTCATTCAGGATGCGGACGGCAGCCTCCTGATCTGCGATACCGGCGGCTGGTACGTGGACGCGTGCCCCGTGTCGCGCATCTCGAAACCCGAAATCACCGGCGGGATCTACCGCGTGCGGAAGGACGGCATTGATGTCCCCGCCGATCCCTGGGGCCGGGAAATCGCCTTCGAGGAAGTGGCGGTGGATGCGCTTCTGCCGCTGCTCGGCGATGCGCGCCCGCAGGTGAAGCGGCAGGCCTTCAGCGCGCTGCGGCGCCGGGGCGCCGAGGCCGTGCCCGCGTTGGCCGAGGCGCTGGCGGGGCACGATGACGGTGCTGTTCGCCTACAGGCCGTATGGGTTCTCGGGCAGATCGGTGGGGACGATGCCGCGTCCGCTGTGCGGGCCGCGCTGCGCGATCCGTCTTTCGAGGTGCGCATTGCCGCCGCGCGCGTGTGCGGGCTCGGGGAGGATCGGAACGCCGCGCCCGGGTTGACCGCCCTGCTCTTCGATCCCGAGCCGCCCGTGCGGCGCCAGGCCGCGACGGCCCTGGGACGCATGAAAGCCATCGAGGCCGCCTACCTGACCTACATGGCGGCGGCGCACACCGACGACCCCTTCGAGCAGCACGCGCTGATCTATGCGGCGATTCAGATGGAGCAGGATAAGGTGGCCCGGCTCGCGCTCGATCACACGCACCCCCGCGTGCGCCGCGCGGCGGCCATCAGCCTCGATCAGATGCCGGGCGACCTGCTGGCGGTGGAAGACGTGCTGCCCTTCCTCAACGCCGAGGACGATGCCCTGCGCGAGACCGGTCTCTGGATCGCCTCGGGCCATCCCGAGTGGTCCGGCGCGCTGCTGGCGCGCATGCGCGATTCATTGCTGGCGCCGGACTTCGACGCGGACAAAGCGGAGAACCTGCGAGAAATCCTGATCGCCTACGCCACCGGCGCCGAGGCGCAGGCCGCCATTGCGGAACTCCTCACCGGCGGCGAGGCCGACGAGCCGAGAAAGCGCTTCCTCCTCGAAATCGTCGAGAAAGCGGCGCTGGACAAGCTGCCCGTGGCCTGGGTGGAGGCCATCGGCGCGCTCATCGCGGAGGGGCCGGAGGCGCTGCGCTGGCCCGCCGTAGCGCTCGTGCAGGCCCGCGCCATCGATGCGCACGACGCGGCGATTCTCGCGCAGGCGCACGAAACCTCGCTCCCGCTGGCCTACCGGCTCCACGCCCTGGGCGCCATTGCGCCGCGCCTCGAAACGCTGGGCGAGGGACTGGCGGAGACCTTGCTGGAAGTGCTACGGAATACCGATGGCGATCCCGCGTTGCGCCAGGCGGCGGCCCGCATTTGCGCGTCGGCCCCGCTCGGGGATGCCGCGCTGCGCGCGCTCGCGGAGGACGTAATTCCCGCGGCGGACGTCCTCATCCTGCCGAATCTCCTGAAGGCCTTCGCGGGCAACGAGAGTGCCGAGGTGGGCCGGGCGCTGGTCACGGGCCTGAAGGCGCCCTCCATCCCGCCGCACCTCTTGAGCCCGGCCACGCTGGAGCCCGTGCTGGCCGGCTATCCCGAGGAGGTGAAATCCGAGGCCGCGCCCCTGCTGGAGCAACACGCGGCCCAGGAGGCCGAGCGCGTCGCGAAGCTGCTGGAGCTGGAACCGCTGGTGACCTCCGGCGACGTCGGGAACGGGCGCCGCGTGTTCTTCGGCGAGAAGGCCGCCTGCTACACCTGCCACCGCATCGGCGACGAGGGCGGCTATCTCGGGCCCGACCTGACGACGGTCGGCCTGATCCGGTCCGCGCACGACATCCTGGAGTCCGTGCTGTTTCCGAACGCAAGCCTGGTGCAGGACTACGAGACCTATACGATCGAGACCGAGTGGGAAATCCACGACGGCGTGATCAGCCGCCAGGACGCCGGCAGCATCACGCTCATGACCGGCGTCGGCGAGGAAGTGCGCATTAACCGCGACGAAATCACCTCCATGACAACGTCGCCGATCTCGAAAATGCCCGAGGGCCTCGACACCGCGCTGACCCGGGAAGAGCTGATCGACCTGATCACCTTCATGATGTCGCTGAACAACGACGCCTGGCTGATGCCCGTAGCGCAGGAGGAGTGA
- a CDS encoding nucleoside deaminase, giving the protein MPPWLSAMAAAYAPGGAPEARMAFVIEAARRNVSERTGGPFAAAVFEQESGRLVALGVNLVTTQGASILHAEIVALALAQRAAGNYDLGAPGLPAHELVTSTEPCAMCLGAIPWSGVRRVVCGARDEDARAAGFDEGAKPADWAGALAARGIAVLRDVARAEAAGVLREYADGGGPIYNSRAGTGA; this is encoded by the coding sequence ATGCCGCCGTGGCTCTCGGCCATGGCGGCGGCGTATGCGCCCGGCGGCGCCCCGGAAGCGCGCATGGCTTTCGTGATCGAAGCCGCGCGGCGCAATGTGTCCGAACGGACGGGCGGCCCCTTCGCCGCCGCCGTGTTCGAACAGGAATCGGGGCGTCTGGTCGCCCTGGGGGTGAATCTGGTGACCACGCAGGGCGCATCCATCCTGCACGCGGAGATCGTGGCGCTGGCGCTGGCGCAGCGCGCCGCCGGAAACTATGACCTCGGCGCGCCGGGGCTGCCCGCCCACGAGCTGGTGACCAGCACGGAGCCCTGCGCCATGTGCCTGGGCGCGATTCCGTGGTCCGGGGTGCGGCGCGTGGTTTGCGGGGCGCGCGACGAGGACGCCCGGGCGGCGGGCTTCGACGAGGGGGCGAAACCGGCTGACTGGGCGGGGGCGTTGGCGGCCCGGGGGATTGCGGTGCTCCGCGACGTGGCGCGGGCCGAGGCGGCCGGCGTGCTGCGGGAATACGCCGACGGTGGCGGCCCCATCTACAATTCGCGCGCCGGGACCGGCGCCTGA